The Hevea brasiliensis isolate MT/VB/25A 57/8 unplaced genomic scaffold, ASM3005281v1 Scaf393, whole genome shotgun sequence genome window below encodes:
- the LOC131177287 gene encoding uncharacterized protein LOC131177287 — translation MVCFCFLVDQRRKIKRSKPVAGSCSPCGRGASVADMRTATRFCYIPFHWKSWKAIICTFCGSILKSYR, via the coding sequence ATGGTTTGTTTCTGCTTCTTGGTGGACCAAAGAAGGAAGATTAAGAGAAGCAAGCCGGTGGCCGGATCCTGTTCGCCCTGCGGTCGCGGAGCTAGCGTGGCTGACATGAGAACTGCTACAAGGTTTTGTTATATTCCATTTCATTGGAAATCTTGGAAAGCTATCATTTGTACATTTTGTGGATCTATTCTTAAATCTTACAGGTAG